A region of Sugiyamaella lignohabitans strain CBS 10342 chromosome A, complete sequence DNA encodes the following proteins:
- the FMP41 gene encoding Fmp41p (hypothetical protein; GFP-fusion protein is induced in response to the DNA-damaging agent MMS; the authentic, non-tagged protein is detected in highly purified mitochondria in high-throughput studies; GO_component: GO:0005739 - mitochondrion [Evidence IEA,IEA]; GO_component: GO:0005739 - mitochondrion [Evidence IDA] [PMID 14562095]; GO_component: GO:0005739 - mitochondrion [Evidence IDA] [PMID 14576278]; GO_component: GO:0005739 - mitochondrion [Evidence IDA] [PMID 16823961]; GO_function: GO:0003824 - catalytic activity [Evidence IEA]; GO_function: GO:0016787 - hydrolase activity [Evidence IEA]; GO_function: GO:0046872 - metal ion binding [Evidence IEA]; GO_function: GO:0003674 - molecular_function [Evidence ND]; GO_process: GO:0008150 - biological_process [Evidence ND]; GO_process: GO:0008152 - metabolic process [Evidence IEA]; GO_process: GO:0006950 - response to stress [Evidence IEA]), translated as MSTAYIQRARKILCIGRNYVDHIKELGNSAPSQPFFFLKPTSSVLLPGQGPILRPKGTKLHYELELAVVLNKTLKNINPETFGEKEAIDAIEGYALALDLTARNVQDEAKKKGLPWSIAKGFDTFCPLTPLIPKSQIPDPHNAHLKLLVNGEVRQSDSTNLMLFRIPRILSAVSSVMTLEAGDIILTGTPKGVGSIVPGDNIRGELSVDGKVVPDGVLDFPVEEKPGPYEYHET; from the coding sequence ATGTCAACTGCTTATATCCAGAGAGCTAGAAAAATCCTCTGTATCGGTCGGAACTACGTCGACCATATCAAGGAACTCGGCAATTCCGCTCCTTCGCAaccttttttctttttaaaGCCTACCAGCTCGGTGCTGCTTCCAGGTCAGGGTCCTATTCTGCGTCCCAAGGGAACCAAGCTCCATTATGAGTTAGAATTGGCTGTTGTGCTCAACAAGACTCTCAAGAACATCAATCCCGAGACTTTTGGCGAAAAGGAAGCcattgatgctattgaaggATACGCTCTGGCTTTAGACCTGACTGCTCGTAACGTGCAAGACGAggccaagaagaagggtCTTCCCTGGTCAATTGCCAAGGGTTTCGACACATTCTGCCCATTGACTCCTTTGATTCCTAAATCCCAGATACCCGACCCCCACAATGCCCATTTGAAGCTTCTTGTCAACGGCGAAGTGCGCCAATCAGACTCCACCAACCTCATGCTGTTCCGTATCCCACGTATCCTGTCGGCAGTCAGCTCGGTCATGACTCTCGAAGCTGGAGACATTATTCTCACTGGTACACCCAAGGGTGTTGGCAGCATTGTTCCCGGAGACAACATTCGAGGTGAATTGAGTGTCGACGGCAAAGTTGTTCCCGACGGAGTCCTTGACTTCCCTGTCGAGGAGAAGCCTGGTCCCTACGAGTACCACGAGACATAA